A window of Acidobacteriota bacterium contains these coding sequences:
- a CDS encoding PAS domain-containing protein — MNTQAYLLLLLGLVFLLVCVLGIAVFRLLMASRDARRRDRGGTETAFVTAALQEAVGKLRDQERALQARAEASERLSVEIVAGLTAGLLLVDVSGDVRMVNPAAARLLGLGPGSHGGPFRDLLATWAPLAEVVDESLRRAAPILRRTVELRPTGAADGPTHLGVSVSPVFDEHRHLQAVVCLFSDLSAVVALEEQVRLKDGLARLGELTAGLAHEFRNGLATIHGYARLMEPADLPAPYAACVEGIRNETQALGEVVDKFLGFARPATLAVAPVDVQALASRAASEIRSDVVARGGEVIVAGEFGFVEGDEVLLRQALSNLCRNALEACVVAGRPPAIELLGSVDRSRDVLRITVTDNGPGIDPADRDRVFQPFFTTKAAGTGLGLALVQKIVVTHNGRVSVSEAPGGGARFHVALPLRAGSPAMAAAT; from the coding sequence ATGAACACCCAGGCCTACCTTCTTCTGCTGCTCGGGCTCGTCTTCCTGCTCGTGTGCGTGCTGGGCATTGCCGTCTTCCGCCTCCTGATGGCCTCGCGCGACGCCCGGCGTCGCGATCGTGGCGGCACCGAGACGGCGTTCGTCACGGCAGCGTTGCAGGAGGCCGTTGGAAAGCTCCGCGACCAGGAGCGCGCCCTCCAGGCGCGCGCCGAGGCCTCAGAGCGCCTGAGCGTCGAGATCGTGGCCGGCCTCACCGCCGGCCTGCTGCTCGTCGACGTCAGCGGCGACGTCCGGATGGTCAACCCCGCCGCGGCGCGGCTCCTCGGTCTCGGCCCGGGGTCACACGGTGGGCCATTCCGCGACCTCCTGGCGACGTGGGCGCCGCTCGCCGAGGTCGTCGACGAGAGCCTGCGGCGGGCCGCGCCAATCCTGCGCCGAACCGTGGAGCTCAGGCCGACCGGCGCCGCGGATGGGCCGACGCACCTCGGCGTGTCGGTCTCGCCCGTGTTCGACGAGCATCGGCACCTGCAGGCGGTGGTGTGCCTCTTCTCCGATCTCTCGGCCGTCGTGGCGCTCGAAGAACAAGTGCGCCTCAAGGACGGTCTGGCCAGGCTCGGCGAGCTGACTGCCGGGCTCGCGCACGAGTTTCGCAATGGCCTCGCCACGATCCACGGCTACGCGCGGCTGATGGAGCCCGCCGACCTGCCCGCGCCGTACGCCGCGTGCGTCGAGGGCATCAGAAACGAGACGCAGGCGCTCGGCGAGGTCGTCGACAAGTTCCTCGGCTTCGCGCGGCCCGCCACGCTCGCCGTGGCTCCGGTCGACGTGCAGGCGCTCGCCTCGCGTGCGGCCTCGGAGATCCGGTCCGATGTCGTCGCCCGCGGTGGCGAGGTGATCGTCGCCGGCGAGTTCGGATTCGTCGAGGGCGACGAGGTCCTGCTGCGCCAGGCCCTGAGCAACCTGTGTCGCAACGCCCTCGAGGCCTGTGTCGTGGCCGGTCGGCCGCCGGCGATCGAACTGCTCGGCAGCGTCGACCGGTCGCGCGACGTGCTGCGCATCACGGTCACCGACAACGGGCCTGGCATCGACCCGGCCGACCGCGACCGGGTGTTCCAGCCCTTCTTCACCACCAAGGCAGCCGGCACGGGTCTCGGTCTCGCGCTCGTGCAGAAGATCGTCGTCACGCACAACGGGCGGGTCAGCGTCTCCGAGGCCCCTGGTGGCGGCGCGCGCTTCCACGTCGCGCTGCCGTTGCGCGCCGGCAGCCCTGCCATGGCCGCCGCGACCTGA
- a CDS encoding A24 family peptidase, with protein sequence MTADAWTLAALAGVLGLMVGSFLNVCIHRLPRRESIIWPASRCPACGHPIRWVHNVPLVGFLVLGGRCASCRAPISSRYPIVEAVTGGLFVLHVAVIGPEWLLVPRLLFAAAMVALFAIDLEHQILPNVITLPGIVAGLAFSLALPPGLTSAVIGAVAGGGLPYLIAWAYFLWRGVDGLGFGDVKMLAMIGAFLGWPAMLLTLALASVTGALVGGALILLGRGDGQLKLPFGTFLAVGALVASLWGDGIILWYTGFYE encoded by the coding sequence GTGACCGCCGACGCGTGGACGCTCGCCGCGCTCGCCGGTGTGCTCGGTCTGATGGTCGGCAGCTTCCTCAACGTGTGCATCCACCGGCTGCCGCGGCGCGAGTCCATCATCTGGCCGGCATCGCGCTGCCCTGCGTGCGGGCATCCGATTCGCTGGGTGCACAACGTGCCCCTCGTCGGCTTCCTCGTGCTCGGCGGACGTTGCGCGTCGTGCCGTGCGCCCATCTCATCGCGCTATCCGATCGTCGAAGCCGTCACGGGCGGCCTCTTCGTGCTGCACGTGGCCGTCATCGGGCCCGAGTGGCTGCTCGTGCCGCGGCTGCTCTTTGCCGCCGCGATGGTCGCGCTCTTCGCCATCGACCTCGAGCACCAGATCCTGCCGAACGTCATCACCCTGCCGGGCATCGTCGCGGGGCTCGCCTTCAGCCTCGCGCTGCCACCAGGCCTCACGAGCGCGGTCATCGGCGCCGTGGCGGGTGGGGGACTGCCGTACCTGATTGCCTGGGCCTATTTCCTGTGGCGGGGCGTCGACGGCCTCGGCTTCGGCGACGTCAAGATGCTCGCGATGATCGGCGCCTTTCTGGGCTGGCCGGCCATGCTGCTGACCCTCGCTCTCGCGTCGGTCACCGGGGCGCTCGTGGGCGGCGCGCTCATCCTGCTCGGCCGCGGTGATGGCCAGCTCAAGCTGCCATTCGGCACGTTCCTGGCGGTCGGCGCCCTCGTCGCCAGCCTCTGGGGCGACGGCATCATCCTCTGGTACACGGGCTTCTACGAGTAG
- a CDS encoding tetratricopeptide repeat protein → MSGVEGATVVPAPRGGRLGGLLVVLLVAAVALQVVRDRSHPRDPIAESVLYVQSPAVMKRLALSFDPLVADVYWIRALQHFGGTRRAATGEKKYELLHPLLTIATELDPLFNIAYRFGSLFLAEAPPGGPGRPDQAIALLERGLEARPGSWRYMQDIGFIHYWWLHDYQAAADWFNRAADVPGAPWFLRSLAATTLVQGGDRQASRALWRSLLESADDNEWLRRDSARRLQQLDALDRIDELSAAVRRYRAAGGQPPYRWADLQRRGFVWGTPLDPTATPFALDPLTGRVEVARNSPLWPMPTEPPGGGLR, encoded by the coding sequence GTGAGTGGAGTGGAAGGCGCGACGGTGGTGCCGGCGCCGCGGGGCGGCCGCCTCGGCGGTCTGCTCGTCGTCCTGCTCGTCGCCGCCGTGGCGCTCCAGGTCGTCCGCGACCGATCGCACCCGCGCGATCCCATCGCCGAGTCGGTGCTCTACGTGCAGTCGCCGGCCGTGATGAAGCGGCTCGCCCTCTCGTTCGATCCGCTGGTGGCCGACGTGTACTGGATTCGTGCGCTGCAGCACTTCGGCGGGACGCGTCGGGCCGCGACGGGCGAGAAGAAGTACGAGCTGCTCCATCCGCTGCTGACGATCGCGACCGAGCTCGACCCGCTCTTCAACATCGCCTATCGGTTCGGGTCGCTCTTCCTCGCCGAGGCCCCGCCGGGTGGGCCCGGCCGTCCAGACCAGGCGATCGCGCTGCTCGAGCGCGGCCTCGAGGCCCGGCCCGGGTCGTGGCGCTACATGCAGGACATCGGCTTCATCCACTACTGGTGGCTGCACGACTACCAGGCGGCGGCCGACTGGTTCAATCGCGCCGCCGATGTGCCGGGTGCCCCCTGGTTCTTGCGTTCGCTCGCCGCCACCACACTGGTCCAGGGCGGCGACCGGCAGGCCTCGCGGGCGCTGTGGCGGTCGTTGCTCGAAAGCGCCGACGACAACGAGTGGCTTCGCAGGGACTCGGCGCGGCGGCTTCAGCAACTCGACGCGCTCGACCGCATCGACGAGCTGTCGGCCGCCGTGCGCCGCTACCGCGCCGCAGGCGGGCAACCGCCCTACCGCTGGGCCGACCTGCAGCGCCGGGGCTTCGTGTGGGGCACGCCGCTCGACCCGACGGCGACACCGTTCGCGCTCGACCCGCTGACCGGCCGCGTCGAGGTGGCCCGCAACTCGCCGCTCTGGCCGATGCCGACCGAGCCGCCAGGAGGGGGGCTGCGGTGA
- a CDS encoding ABC transporter permease, whose translation MLATTWRIAVNVFRESVRDKVLYNLVFFAILLIAASLLLGQLTAGQEVKIIKDLGLAATSLFGLFIAVFIGIGLVSKEVERRSVYALLAKPITRSQFVVAKYLGLVLTLAVNVAVMAVALGLVLLYMDRTTSDAVRSVWEAPALDPALLIAIFLIFVELALITGLAIFFSTFSSPLLSAALTFGLYVVGHFNADLRNFEQVVDSAVVAWIARVLYYVLPNLSPFDVKAQVVHGQAVALGYVGLTTAYGVAYIGVLLVAAVWIFSRRDFK comes from the coding sequence GTGCTCGCCACCACCTGGCGCATCGCCGTGAACGTGTTCCGCGAGTCGGTTCGCGACAAGGTGCTCTACAACCTGGTCTTCTTCGCCATCCTGCTGATTGCGGCCTCGCTGCTCCTCGGGCAGCTCACCGCCGGCCAGGAGGTGAAGATCATCAAGGATCTCGGGCTGGCGGCGACGTCGCTCTTCGGCCTCTTCATCGCGGTCTTCATCGGCATCGGCCTCGTGTCGAAAGAAGTCGAGCGGCGCAGCGTCTATGCGTTGCTCGCCAAGCCGATCACGCGGTCGCAGTTCGTCGTCGCGAAGTACCTGGGCCTCGTGCTGACCCTGGCGGTGAACGTCGCGGTGATGGCCGTGGCGCTCGGCCTCGTGCTCCTCTACATGGACCGGACGACGAGCGACGCGGTGCGGTCGGTGTGGGAGGCGCCGGCGCTCGATCCCGCGCTGCTGATCGCCATCTTCCTGATCTTCGTCGAACTGGCGCTCATCACCGGCCTCGCCATCTTCTTCTCGACGTTCTCGAGCCCGCTGTTGTCGGCCGCGCTCACCTTCGGCCTCTACGTCGTCGGCCACTTCAACGCCGACCTGCGGAACTTCGAACAGGTCGTCGATTCGGCCGTCGTCGCCTGGATCGCGCGGGTGCTGTACTACGTCCTGCCGAACCTGTCCCCGTTCGATGTCAAGGCGCAGGTCGTGCACGGGCAGGCCGTGGCGCTCGGCTACGTCGGACTCACCACCGCGTACGGTGTGGCGTACATTGGCGTGCTGCTCGTCGCGGCCGTCTGGATCTTCTCGAGACGGGACTTCAAGTGA
- a CDS encoding ABC transporter ATP-binding protein has product MAAAIATDELTKDYRVGFWRPRPYRALDRLTLAVEPGEVFGFLGPNGAGKTTTLKLLMQLVFPTSGQARVLGRPVGDVSVRRRIGYLPEHPYFYDYLTAEELLDYFAGLFGYAADERRRRVARLLDTVQIGAERRLPLRKFSKGMIQRVGIAQALVNDPEVVFLDEPMSGLDPLGRRDVRTLILSLRDEGRTVFFSSHILSDAEALCSRVAIVARGRLMASGRLSDMLALKAHGWEVVVEGLAEAALARLSSAARRSSRIAEGRYTLEFGMDRRPEQVVPELAALGAAIVSVTPVRETLEDLFVKQVAAADWSRMGEGEA; this is encoded by the coding sequence ATGGCCGCAGCGATCGCGACCGACGAGCTCACGAAAGACTACCGCGTCGGCTTCTGGCGCCCGCGACCCTATCGGGCGCTCGACCGCCTCACCCTCGCCGTCGAGCCCGGCGAGGTGTTTGGTTTCCTCGGGCCGAACGGCGCCGGCAAGACGACGACGCTGAAGCTGCTGATGCAGCTGGTCTTTCCGACGTCCGGCCAGGCCAGGGTCCTCGGCCGGCCCGTCGGCGACGTATCGGTGCGCCGGCGGATCGGCTACCTTCCCGAGCACCCGTACTTCTACGACTACCTCACCGCTGAGGAACTGCTCGACTACTTCGCCGGCCTTTTCGGCTACGCGGCCGACGAGCGCCGCCGGCGGGTCGCGCGCCTGCTCGACACCGTGCAGATTGGCGCCGAGCGCCGGCTCCCACTCCGGAAGTTCTCGAAGGGCATGATCCAGCGCGTGGGCATCGCTCAGGCCCTGGTGAACGACCCTGAGGTCGTGTTCCTCGACGAGCCGATGTCGGGGCTCGACCCGCTCGGGCGCCGTGACGTCCGGACGCTGATCCTGAGCCTGCGCGACGAGGGGCGCACGGTGTTCTTCAGCTCGCACATCCTCTCCGACGCCGAGGCGCTCTGCAGTCGCGTCGCCATCGTCGCTCGTGGCCGGCTGATGGCGAGCGGCCGGCTGTCGGACATGCTGGCCCTCAAGGCCCACGGGTGGGAGGTCGTCGTCGAGGGGCTGGCAGAGGCCGCGCTGGCGCGGTTGTCCTCCGCCGCGCGGCGGTCGAGCCGCATCGCCGAGGGACGCTACACGCTCGAGTTCGGCATGGATCGGCGGCCGGAGCAGGTCGTCCCGGAACTCGCGGCGCTCGGCGCGGCCATCGTCTCGGTGACCCCCGTGCGCGAGACGCTCGAAGACCTCTTCGTGAAGCAGGTGGCCGCCGCGGACTGGTCGAGGATGGGCGAGGGGGAGGCCTAG
- a CDS encoding thioredoxin domain-containing protein, with protein sequence MAKKAGPPPVVPLSPRLRIAFWVFALLGLGASASSAWVHFQLLRSPGYTSFCDINTTWSCANAYQSAYGYLLGVPVAVFGLLWFVAVVGLLLAERHGSAHVRESVPGYVLALSVVGLAFVLHLGYGAFFVIRTLCLLCLVTYVAVIGLFVGSAMATSFPMATLPSRALRDARALGTPAALAFLFVLVVGAATAVAWFPKGSASVADVAAGMAAGPAANPNPAATLPQDQRAEVERWFDSQPRSIVPVDGQGASVVIVKFNDHQCPPCGSTHQAYKPILARYEAEHPGRVKFVNKDYPIDPACNAGTPGGTHRSACAAAVAARLADEKGQRERMDDWLFANQATLTPAGIKAALAEIAGRTDFDERYPVVVEQVKADIALGGLLRVGATPTFFINGVKVEGGLQPQFFDAIIGYELRKAGATR encoded by the coding sequence ATGGCCAAGAAAGCGGGACCGCCACCTGTCGTGCCCCTCTCGCCCAGGCTTCGGATCGCCTTCTGGGTCTTCGCGCTGCTCGGCCTTGGCGCGTCGGCGTCCTCGGCGTGGGTCCACTTCCAGCTGCTCCGCAGCCCTGGGTACACGAGCTTCTGCGACATCAACACGACCTGGAGCTGCGCCAACGCGTACCAGAGCGCCTACGGCTACCTGCTCGGCGTGCCGGTGGCGGTGTTCGGTCTGCTCTGGTTCGTCGCGGTCGTCGGGCTGCTGCTCGCCGAACGGCACGGGTCGGCCCACGTGCGCGAGAGCGTGCCCGGCTACGTCCTGGCTCTGTCGGTCGTTGGCCTGGCGTTCGTGCTCCACCTCGGGTACGGGGCGTTCTTCGTGATCAGGACCCTGTGCCTCTTGTGTCTGGTGACGTATGTGGCCGTGATCGGCCTGTTCGTGGGTTCGGCGATGGCGACGTCCTTTCCGATGGCCACCCTGCCGTCCCGTGCGCTGCGCGACGCGCGCGCGCTCGGTACGCCGGCAGCCCTGGCGTTCCTGTTCGTCCTGGTGGTGGGTGCGGCGACGGCAGTCGCCTGGTTCCCGAAAGGCAGCGCGAGCGTCGCAGACGTCGCGGCCGGCATGGCGGCTGGCCCCGCGGCCAACCCCAACCCTGCCGCGACCCTGCCGCAGGACCAGCGCGCCGAGGTCGAGCGCTGGTTCGACAGCCAGCCGCGCAGCATCGTGCCGGTCGACGGGCAGGGGGCGTCGGTGGTCATCGTGAAGTTCAACGATCACCAGTGCCCGCCCTGCGGGTCGACGCATCAGGCCTACAAGCCGATCCTCGCGAGGTACGAAGCCGAGCACCCCGGTCGCGTGAAGTTCGTCAACAAGGACTATCCGATCGACCCCGCGTGCAATGCCGGCACGCCCGGCGGCACGCACCGCAGCGCGTGTGCGGCAGCGGTGGCCGCAAGGCTCGCCGACGAGAAGGGGCAGCGCGAGCGCATGGACGACTGGCTCTTCGCCAATCAAGCGACGCTGACGCCGGCCGGCATCAAGGCCGCTCTGGCCGAGATCGCGGGGCGCACCGACTTCGACGAGCGCTACCCGGTGGTCGTCGAGCAGGTGAAGGCCGACATCGCGCTCGGAGGGCTGCTGCGCGTCGGGGCGACGCCGACCTTCTTCATCAACGGCGTCAAGGTCGAGGGCGGGCTCCAGCCGCAGTTCTTCGACGCCATCATCGGGTACGAACTGCGGAAGGCTGGTGCGACGAGGTAG
- a CDS encoding type II secretion system GspH family protein, translating into MQSRQTSGFTLVELLIVVALIGILSALTAPFLMAARASGNEASAIGSLRAINSAQSTYAASCARGSYAVDVDDLIAGAFLSEDMGFNPRSGFNFALAAGLNSQAGPIACDATVPVTAYYATGTPLSATTGRRGFSTNQAGTIWQDLTGVPPPEPFTAGGTISPIQ; encoded by the coding sequence ATGCAAAGCAGGCAGACATCGGGGTTCACGCTGGTCGAACTCCTCATCGTCGTCGCGCTCATCGGCATCCTGTCGGCCCTCACGGCGCCTTTCCTGATGGCGGCCAGGGCCTCGGGCAACGAAGCTTCGGCGATTGGTTCGCTGCGTGCGATCAACAGCGCCCAGTCCACTTATGCGGCCTCGTGCGCGCGGGGATCGTACGCCGTCGACGTGGACGACCTCATCGCCGGGGCGTTCCTGTCGGAGGACATGGGGTTCAATCCGCGGTCGGGTTTCAACTTCGCGCTGGCAGCCGGCCTCAACTCGCAGGCCGGGCCGATTGCCTGCGATGCGACCGTCCCGGTGACCGCCTATTACGCCACGGGGACGCCGCTTTCGGCGACCACCGGCCGCCGGGGCTTCTCGACGAACCAGGCCGGGACCATCTGGCAGGATCTGACAGGCGTGCCCCCGCCGGAGCCCTTCACCGCCGGCGGAACGATCTCACCCATCCAGTAG
- a CDS encoding sigma-54 dependent transcriptional regulator encodes MPTSTSGVTPAGPVAGQRPPGGGATALPGARPAPRVLVADDELSMRELLTIVMTREGYDVVAAENGRQALAALEQGRFDVLVSDLKMPDMSGVEVLRAARAIDPELAGIVITAFASTETAVEALRLGASDYLTKPFDVDELKLKVRKEVERQALRRENLLLKRELDRRHEFANIIGRSEAMLAVFRLIETIAPTSSTVLVTGESGTGKELAARAIHLHSLRRDRPFVALNCGALTETLLESELFGHVRGAFTGAATNKKGLVEVAEKGTIFLDEISEMSPLMQVKLLRVLQERRFRRVGGTEEIEADIRIIAATNRDLPQYVAEGRFREDLFYRVNVIPLLLPPLRERVEDIPLLAQHFVERFAARMEKRVAGLSREAMACLQRYGWPGNIRELENAMERAVALEQTPTILVDSLPDHVRHAPRPPSGMGAASVDSGPSASAAVDFPETGFDLERHVQQVESAYLAEALRRAGGVKTRAADLLGMSFRSFRYYLKKYSL; translated from the coding sequence ATGCCGACATCCACGAGTGGCGTGACGCCCGCCGGCCCGGTCGCCGGGCAGCGGCCCCCGGGCGGGGGCGCGACCGCCCTGCCTGGGGCCCGACCCGCGCCCCGGGTGCTCGTGGCCGACGACGAGCTGTCGATGCGCGAGCTGCTGACCATCGTGATGACGCGGGAGGGCTACGACGTCGTCGCGGCGGAGAACGGCCGCCAGGCGCTCGCGGCGCTCGAGCAGGGGCGCTTCGACGTGCTCGTATCCGACCTCAAGATGCCCGACATGAGCGGCGTCGAGGTGCTGCGCGCCGCCCGGGCCATCGACCCCGAACTGGCCGGCATCGTGATCACCGCGTTCGCCTCGACCGAAACGGCGGTCGAGGCCCTCCGCCTCGGCGCGAGCGACTACCTCACCAAGCCCTTCGACGTCGACGAGCTGAAGCTGAAGGTGCGCAAGGAGGTCGAGCGGCAGGCGCTGCGCCGGGAGAACCTGCTGCTCAAACGCGAGCTCGACCGCCGGCACGAGTTCGCCAACATCATCGGCCGGAGCGAGGCGATGCTCGCGGTGTTCCGTCTCATCGAGACGATCGCGCCGACGAGCAGCACCGTGCTGGTGACCGGGGAATCGGGCACGGGCAAGGAACTCGCCGCGCGCGCCATCCACCTGCACTCGCTGCGGCGCGACCGTCCGTTCGTGGCCCTCAACTGCGGGGCGCTCACCGAGACGCTGCTCGAGTCGGAGCTGTTCGGTCACGTCCGCGGGGCCTTCACCGGGGCCGCGACCAACAAGAAGGGGCTCGTCGAGGTCGCCGAGAAGGGCACGATCTTCCTCGACGAGATCAGCGAGATGAGTCCGCTCATGCAGGTGAAGCTGCTGCGCGTCCTGCAGGAGCGGCGGTTCCGGCGCGTCGGCGGGACCGAGGAGATCGAGGCCGACATCCGCATCATCGCCGCGACCAACCGCGACCTGCCGCAGTACGTGGCCGAGGGCAGGTTCCGCGAGGACCTCTTCTACCGTGTCAACGTGATTCCCCTGCTGCTGCCACCGCTGCGCGAGCGCGTCGAGGACATCCCGCTGCTCGCCCAGCACTTCGTGGAGCGCTTCGCCGCGAGGATGGAGAAGCGCGTCGCGGGGCTGTCGCGCGAGGCGATGGCCTGCCTGCAACGCTACGGCTGGCCGGGGAACATCCGCGAGCTCGAGAATGCGATGGAACGCGCGGTCGCGCTCGAGCAGACGCCCACCATCCTCGTCGACAGCCTGCCCGATCACGTGCGGCACGCGCCGCGGCCGCCCTCGGGCATGGGCGCGGCGTCGGTCGACTCCGGGCCCAGCGCGTCGGCTGCCGTCGATTTTCCCGAGACCGGCTTCGACCTCGAACGGCACGTCCAGCAGGTGGAGTCGGCCTACCTGGCCGAGGCGCTGCGCCGGGCCGGCGGTGTGAAGACGCGCGCCGCCGATCTGCTCGGCATGAGCTTCCGGTCGTTCCGGTATTATTTGAAGAAATACAGCCTGTAG
- a CDS encoding PAS domain-containing protein, translating to MPGRSADDDTALRRRLLWLIGLRAVSLAVLLGAAVLLRARGVLAAVTADPLFTLIAVTFALTGIYAATLRYVPRHRWLVDAQLAADSCIVSAIVLATGGITSLFATFYVVPVVAGAVVARRRGGMLVASLGATLYAGIVLAQYLGPLDSAGLDLPAARQAAAIVFLNGAGFVVVGLLAGYLAESLESAGARLERASTQIADLRAFNQHVIDSLTGGLVTTTPGGRILTFNRAAEAITGVSPRDAVNQPVWDVLQLSDDVRGSLDGFVATGRARRLESAFVRPSGGRIALGLSIAPLVTSTGQSGFIVSFQDVTEAKRLEAEAQLQKRLAAVGEMAAGIAHEIRNPLASMTGSIQLLRQELTLTAQQAQLMDIVLRESRRLNETIAELLSYARPARREATRVDLRRLLEDTALLIRNGSECGPAHDVRVESDEGAIWVTADEAQVKQIVWNLATNGLRAMPRGGRLELSTERADLPEGGVVLRVRDEGVGIAPDDLDHVFHPFRSSFPRGAGLGLAIVHRIVSDHGGEVRVSSIEGEGTEVTITLPGEADAVAAAPLALSDAVPARSNRLDAAPERLSA from the coding sequence ATGCCGGGACGGAGTGCGGACGACGACACCGCGTTGCGACGGCGGCTGCTCTGGCTGATTGGCCTGCGCGCCGTGTCGCTCGCGGTGTTGCTCGGCGCGGCGGTCCTGCTGCGAGCGCGCGGGGTGCTCGCCGCCGTGACGGCCGACCCGCTCTTCACGCTCATCGCCGTCACCTTCGCGCTCACCGGGATCTACGCCGCAACGCTCCGGTACGTCCCGCGACACCGCTGGCTCGTCGACGCCCAGCTTGCCGCCGACTCGTGCATCGTCTCGGCGATCGTGCTCGCCACCGGTGGCATCACGAGCCTGTTTGCGACCTTCTACGTCGTGCCGGTCGTCGCGGGCGCCGTAGTCGCCCGCCGACGGGGCGGCATGCTCGTCGCCTCGCTCGGCGCCACGCTGTACGCCGGCATCGTGCTCGCCCAGTACCTCGGGCCGCTCGATTCGGCCGGGCTCGATCTGCCCGCCGCACGCCAGGCGGCGGCGATCGTGTTCCTCAACGGCGCGGGCTTCGTCGTCGTCGGGCTGCTGGCCGGCTACCTCGCGGAGAGCCTCGAGAGCGCCGGCGCGAGGCTCGAGCGCGCCTCGACGCAGATTGCCGATCTGCGCGCCTTCAACCAGCACGTGATCGACAGCCTGACCGGTGGTCTCGTCACGACCACCCCCGGCGGGCGCATCCTGACGTTCAATCGCGCCGCCGAGGCCATCACGGGCGTCTCCCCGCGCGACGCGGTGAACCAGCCGGTCTGGGACGTGCTCCAGTTGTCGGACGACGTGCGGGGGTCGCTCGACGGCTTCGTCGCGACCGGCCGGGCCCGCCGTCTCGAGAGCGCGTTCGTGAGGCCGTCGGGCGGGCGCATCGCGCTCGGTCTCAGCATCGCGCCGCTCGTGACCTCGACGGGTCAGTCGGGCTTCATCGTGTCGTTCCAGGACGTGACCGAGGCCAAGCGGCTCGAGGCCGAGGCGCAGTTGCAGAAGCGGCTCGCGGCGGTGGGCGAGATGGCGGCGGGTATCGCACACGAGATCCGCAACCCGCTCGCGTCGATGACCGGGTCGATCCAGCTGCTGCGCCAGGAACTGACGTTGACCGCGCAACAGGCCCAGCTGATGGACATCGTCCTGCGCGAATCACGGCGGCTCAACGAGACGATTGCCGAGCTGCTGTCGTACGCCAGGCCCGCGCGGCGCGAGGCCACCAGGGTCGACCTGCGGCGGCTGCTCGAGGACACCGCGCTCCTCATCAGGAACGGTTCGGAGTGTGGTCCGGCTCACGACGTGCGCGTCGAGAGCGACGAGGGGGCGATCTGGGTGACGGCCGACGAGGCGCAGGTCAAGCAGATCGTGTGGAACCTCGCCACCAACGGCTTGCGCGCCATGCCGCGCGGCGGGCGGCTCGAGCTCTCGACCGAGCGGGCCGACCTGCCGGAGGGCGGCGTTGTCTTGCGCGTGCGCGACGAGGGGGTCGGGATCGCCCCCGACGACCTCGATCACGTCTTCCACCCGTTCCGCTCGTCCTTCCCACGCGGGGCGGGCCTCGGCCTCGCGATCGTCCACCGCATCGTGAGCGACCACGGCGGCGAGGTCCGCGTGTCGTCGATTGAAGGCGAGGGCACGGAGGTCACCATCACGCTGCCGGGCGAGGCCGACGCCGTCGCGGCCGCACCTCTCGCCCTCTCCGACGCCGTGCCGGCGCGGTCGAACCGACTCGACGCCGCGCCAGAGCGCCTGTCGGCGTGA